The window ATTTTTCAAGCACCTAAAAAGTCACttgtttagaaaaaagaaaatccatccatttttaaaatactaaattttcttttatttatctatatttcaaaaaatgaaaagggtgtaataaataaaaattaagaaaaataaaaaaaaaactatttgtttttttagttagcAGGTAACATAAATATTCTCTAAATTGTTAAGTCTTGCACGATCAATTAGAGATGTTTGTATAACAGATGTTACTTATACCTACTAATATACTTTATTATGCGTAAATGACTCTAGAATTTGACTCTAATTTTtagaacaaattttttaatattatcaaattttcttaacattctcttaaaatataaattttggtagtgactttttttttcaatttttaaattgattattcttTCTCGATTTATCATTTCATCGTGATCTTGGTTGcaataatttcaaaacaaaaatctacTCTTTGTTGTGCGCATGATCTCTAATAAGTACATCCAAATTTGATGTTCTAGGTTCTTGTGCATCAAAAGCTTcgcaaaacaaaaggaaaattcAAATGGAATACAATCTTTTGAGGTTCCAACACCcaagtttgaatcatcattacAAATGTATTGAAGGAGGGTCTGCATATCAAgaatggaataaaaaatatgtcgTGAAAGCAACCTCTAAACCATCTTTTGATTCTGGACTTCCAACTTCTAATTCCAAAAACATGTTGGACTCTGTAAAAAATTTCTTGGCagctttttatttgttttgctaCCCTTACATAATGATTGGCCGAGTAAGTTCAAACTTTTCTAGTATTATGCTCATAAATATACATCAAATGTTATggttaatatttaattcaattcaTTTGTATGCAACACTATTTTGGATGACAATAACatgtttaatgttttaaatGAGTCAATTTTATTGGTCTTTCGCCAGACGTTAAGCACAATTTCTGCAAGTCTCATTGCCGTGCAGAAACTATCAGATATATCTCCATTGTTTATTATTGGTTTGTTACAGGCAAGACTCCAAATATGTTGTTTCTCTTTAAATAGTCAATTGTAAACCACCCTTTAATTGACTTcattaattaatacttttttagtttttaaaacgtTTCAGGCCTTGGTACCTTACACGTTTTTGGATGTTTATATTAATGGACTGAATCAGTTGTCTGACATTGAAATAGACAAGGTATgaaacttaaaattataaataaatatataatatggaTCGATaataaatttcctttttatgccttttggaTCGGCTTTTGTattattccttttaaaaaattaaaaatgacataATTGTTGTACGGCTTATCTAAAGTTGAATATTCATAAACATGCAAAGACCATAGTTATACATGAGTATTTATTCATTTGCAAATTTTAAACAGTTCATACGATTTTGACTACCAggttactttttatattttggtttatcaagtctaattaattattatatcctTTGATATGGTGgaaaaaacatacattttatAGCTTACATACTTTTTGGAGGAAGTGCCTTATACTAATCTATATTACATGTTTTATTGCAGATAAATAAACCATATCTTCCATTGGCATCTGGACAATTGTCCTTTAGAACTGGTGTTATTATTGCTGGATCATCTTTAATTTTGGTGCCATATAAAACCATCCATTTTACGACAATATTTTTCAAGATGAACTTCATTGACAAAGTAGAAGGAGGCTTATTGTTTTATTCTCTTTAATTTGCAGAGTTTTTGGCTTGGCTGGATTATAGGTTCTTGGCCACTGATTTGGAGTCTTGTAATGTGTTTTTCACTATGGACCGCTTATTCAATCAACGTGAGTTATTTTAGATTGCATCTAAACTTCCTTTGTCCCTTGAACAATGTTTTAAGATAGAATTATGTATGTAAAGGTTATGGAGGGAAGCCATGGTGCAATAGTTGGATTTGCTATCATGGGACCTAGGAGTTATTGGTTCAATTGGTCATGATAAGGCTGCTTATAGTAgatcaataataatataaactaGATTAAGGAAATGAAACAACCGAGTTTTTTTATCGAATAAATAACATCGTTGGCTCCTAGACTACTCGAATAAATTATATACATGCTAACAAATTCTACAAGCATTTGTTAATGTATatagagttttttttagtaTCAAAATGTTATCAAGTTTTTTTATACCAAGAATGTTAGCAAGTTATGTCTATCATATTTAGTGGTATTATCAACTGTTGGGTCAAAATTCTACTCATACAAATAtgatattattcttttttacaaaAGTTGATCCTTTTAacctttattaatttgtttgtaaaaatggcaaaaaagaaatagataaaggACTAAtagagaaatataatttttctagtGTAaccaagaataattttttaaccatgTTATTATTTCAAAGTATTTGCTGGCATTGTGAAAAAACTTGGTTAATCATCTTTAGTAaagtctttttttaattacattttttaattcataaaatttgaatataaaattttgctttaggaaataaaaaaccTAGATCTACTTGGACCAATGAACTATTGATATAgttaagaataatttaattaaaaagaaaaataaaaaagtacttagcaattataattttttaagaaagagagagaaaaccaTTAATATTAGTAAAAATTGCTTATTTGCCTACTagtatataataagtttataaaattcattttaattaatattcatttattataattttccctactttttaatgataattatttttttccttcctcttAATTTTTGGCTTATATATTTTCTCTCGATTCCTATTTCTCTCTACAAAACATATAATTCAACATGGATGTAAGTATAGAATTATCATTTTAccacttctttttttatagtttttatatgtgaaaacaattaaaaaatacaaaattgataTTTGGTGAGTTAttcttctttattatttttctaaaaaagtaattttctaattcaaatatgaattaagaaatttataattattatgttaattataaattatttatatgtttaaatcTAAAGAAACTAATTGATCATTAATATATTGATTAAATAAGTTTCTTGATCTAATAATTAGGCAAGATACTGATATTAATCATCATAATATGTCACTTTCTGATCCCATGTCATATGGCTACCATGTAAATCCCAACTCCCAAGTGACACAAGATGTCCACATGATAGATTGACATGCATATTTAGTGCACACATCAACACTTAGTTGTCCCAAATTAGTGTTAGCGACTAAAATTGTTGACGAAAATAAGGTAGGAACAAAAAGTGTAACTTTTTtataggattaaaataaaaaaaattgcatatttatagagacaaaaattatttaatcctaaacataaatattagaattaatatgataatatcctttgatataatttatgttatttaaattttcaaattttaccatTAACTATTATAATTGTTAAATGAGGACTATATATAAGAGAGATATATAATCCTCCtattatcttgatgctttttttataattaggatAATCTAAACaccttattttctataaaaacaaaaaacaactgaaattgagaaatttaaattttcccaAACGTGCTTCTACTAATTAAAATTGGTTATTCAAATACAAACTAAGTTATTAGATAGACATATATGAATATATTCAAACAAgaacactaattaaaaaaagctcattttgaaaaatattgtttGATGGTGATAGCGTTGTTTTGAAACTTTTCAGGTACCGTTGTTGAGATGGAAGAGACATCCTCTACTTGCAGCAatgtgcatttttcttagttttacAATTATATTTCCAATTACATTTTTCCTTCACATGCAGGTTTTATTCTATAGCTAATtatgctttatatatatatatatatatatatatatatatatttatttatttatttattgtattagCTTGTATGCGTATAACAAGAATAATAATGCTCATCCCAAGTTTTTAAGGTTGGATTTAACTATTTGAATTCAGAATGAATCATGATGGGATATGAGTAAGAAAGTTGAAAGAAAAGCTAAATATGAAGAGATAAAATGAACTCACTTTAATTTGGCTAGTTTGATATGTACATTTATATTGAAAGATAATTATGCCAAGTATGACTATCTCACCTAAATAATAAAGAGcttgtaattaattatcaataaataattacataCAATTACATTTAAGTCATAAACCATCAAACAAATACCATCTTTTGTATGTACTAACATATTTTCGCCACATAATCCCAAGAATGCTATATTCTCTAACAACCCTTCCgatgttattaataaaaataataaagatgaaaggaagctaaatacttttttttttattctaactaATTCATGTAACAATGTCCAGACTTTTGTGTTGAAGAGACCATTTGTCTTTCCGAGATCACTGGTTTTTGTTATTGTATTCATGAGCTTCTACACTGTAGGCATAGCGTTGTTCAAGGTAAAGGCCTCTAGTTTCTCAAAACATATGTTTGTTTCTAGAATCAAGCTTTGGGTTCAATATGTCCACTTAATGTAAAACCTTTTATTGGATTTATTATATAGGACATACCTGACATTGAAGGAGATAAGAAATATGGCATCCATTCTTTTTCAGCACGTTTAGGTCAAAAACGGGTATGTGTTTCAAATGCAACATCTTAACAAAATTGCTTGTGCCTTCTTGCATGACCTTTGGTTGTTCCTGACTAATCATTGTCAGGTATTCTGGATTTGTGTTTCACTTTTTGAAATGGCCTTTGGAGTTGCCCTCTTGGCAGGAGCAGCATCTTCTTGCCTTTGGATTAAAATTGTCACGGTAATATGCTTATTACAGTATAGGTAGCAATTATATATAAGTGTGTATCCTTCTTTCACTTAGGGAGTTATTCGTTTTGCACCCAGGAAtaggagtttgattttgattagcaatttttaaaatataaaacaaatgtcTTA of the Glycine max cultivar Williams 82 chromosome 13, Glycine_max_v4.0, whole genome shotgun sequence genome contains:
- the PT11C gene encoding glycinol 4-dimethylallyltransferase-like; the encoded protein is MDSMHVIMSSPNAPVTTGGNLWRSKHSTEKIYHASSCASKASQNKRKIQMEYNLLRFQHPSLNHHYKCIEGGSAYQEWNKKYVVKATSKPSFDSGLPTSNSKNMLDSVKNFLAAFYLFCYPYIMIGRTLSTISASLIAVQKLSDISPLFIIGLLQALVPYTFLDVYINGLNQLSDIEIDKINKPYLPLASGQLSFRTGVIIAGSSLILSFWLGWIIGSWPLIWSLVMCFSLWTAYSINVPLLRWKRHPLLAAMCIFLSFTIIFPITFFLHMQTFVLKRPFVFPRSLVFVIVFMSFYTVGIALFKDIPDIEGDKKYGIHSFSARLGQKRVFWICVSLFEMAFGVALLAGAASSCLWIKIVTGLGHAALGSVLWYQAKYVDLTNKVSMRSFYMLIWKLLSVAYFLMPLIR